The following coding sequences lie in one Nerophis lumbriciformis linkage group LG02, RoL_Nlum_v2.1, whole genome shotgun sequence genomic window:
- the mkks gene encoding molecular chaperone MKKS, which produces MSRLAKKSQAVCTDLPLDTSDILDKVNLLGQLFRSCFGPSGRLKHIHNNIGGQVVTTSTSSLLLSSISSSQPLLNLILASVRNHVCRFSDCGLFAAIVCVALIEGVKQLDLKGKVTTGVYKHLLGLCISYLQQEDCGCKVRLDFCSSDDLITLARSVLCSKPACRLTEHEALHISRLAVQAFLLTVPSHSNGVVTLGTTLIVSIDGLPVMDSAVFPGILVDMPNDYEYSEMRTPPAIPMRMVLFSTSLAGDLSEVGDGTIEVHRGADMDSDILNQLLGIGKRAMEDGVKIFMCQKVIHPVLQQYLRSLGIIVIERVGINLMQPLTQLTGSQPVATLHTIIPPQAYGKVAITTSRQFGSKTMLHLYPSEESVICSTVLCHRNETMLNELKVACQKTEHVLRLALKEPFALLGGGCTETHLAAYIRQQCDAAGSASMLGCSKAEYLLGVEAFCSALDSAAASLQHDSESSLIDLTCAHHWTLPEDAEACFNSCGCGLMKSDQSPMWSHLNTKYPVFSPGSLSGGDKVKPRVLDSFTAKLNALQVAVETANVVLDVRYIIQDKN; this is translated from the exons ATGTCTCGACTGGCCAAGAAATCACAAGCTGTTTGCACGGACCTGCCCTTGGACACGAGTGACATCTTGGACAAAGTTAATCTTCTGGGTCAGCTTTTTAGATCTTGTTTTGGTCCTTCGGGGAGACTAAAACACATCCACAACAACATCGGAGGGCAAGTTGTGACCACGTCAACGTCATCACTTCTACTTTCATCCATTTCCTCATCACAACCGCTCCTAAATCTCATTTTAGCCTCCGTTCGCAATCACGTCTGTCGTTTCAGTGACTGCGGCTTGTTCGCAGCCATAGTTTGTGTTGCTCTTATTGAGGGAGTCAAACAGCTTGACCTTAAAGGAAAGGTGACCACCGGTGTGTACAAACACCTGTTGGGTCTGTGCATTAGTTACCTCCAACAAGAAGACTGCGGCTGTAAAGTGAGGCTCGATTTTTGCAGCAGCGATGACTTGATCACGTTGGCTCGCAGTGTTCTCTGCAGCAAACCCGCCTGTAGACTAACAGAGCATGAAGCCCTTCACATCAGCAGGTTAGCAGTGCAAGCATTTTTACTCACAGTACCTTCCCACAGCAATGGCGTAGTAACTCTAGGCACGACCCTGATTGTGTCCATTGATGGCCTTCCTGTGATGGACTCTGCAGTGTTTCCAGGCATATTAGTAGACATGCCGAATGACTATGAGTACTCAGAAATGAGGACTCCCCCTGCTATTCCCATGCGAATGGTATTGTTCAGTACATCCCTCGCTGGAGATCTTTCCGAAGTAGGAGATGGAACAATTGAGGTGCACCGCGGTGCAGACATGGACTCTGACATCCTGAATCAGCTCCTTGGGATTGGCAAACGGGCAATGGAAGATGGTGTTAAGATATTCATGTGCCAGAAGGTTATCCACCCGGTCTTGCAGCAATACCTAAGGAGTCTCGGCATCATAGTCATAGAGCGAGTGGGGATTAATCTCATGCAGCCTCTTACGCAACTCACAG GGTCCCAACCAGTGGCAACGTTGCACACGATAATCCCTCCTCAAGCCTATGGAAAGGTGGCGATTACCACTTCTAGACAGTTTGGATCCAAGACAATGCTGCATTTATATCCGTCGGAGGAGTCGGTGATCTGCTCCACAGTCCTCTGTCACAGGAACGAGACCATGTTAAATGAATTGAAG GTGGCGTGCCAGAAGACGGAGCATGTTTTGCGTCTCGCCCTGAAGGAACCGTTTGCTTTGCTCGGAGGTGGGTGCACAGAGACCCACTTAGCTGCGTACATCAGACAACAG TGTGACGCAGCTGGAAGTGCATCAATGCTCGGCTGCTCAAAGGCAGAATACCTGCTTGGAGTGGAGGCGTTCTGCAGCGCTCTCGATTCGGCGGCTGCATCGCTACAGCACGACAGTGAGAGTTCTCTCATTGATCTGACTTGCGCTCACCATTGGACTCTCCCAGAGGACGCCGAGGCTTGCTTCAACAGCTGTGGCTGCGGACTGATGAAAAGTGACCAAAGTCCAATGTGGAGCCACTTGAACACTAAATACCCAGTGTTCTCCCCGGGGTCACTGTCTGGAGGCGATAAGGTGAAGCCACGCGTGCTCGACTCTTTCACAGCAAAGCTCAACGCTTTACAAGTTGCGGTAGAAACCGCAAATGTTGTCCTCGATGTGCGATATATAATACAAGATAAGAACTAA